In Anaerolineae bacterium, a single window of DNA contains:
- a CDS encoding SSU ribosomal protein S12p (S23e), translating into MPTINQLVRKGRQSKKEKSKAPALLYTLNSMKQQRKRQAKGAPQKRGVCTVVRTMTPKKPNSALRKIARVRLTNGIEVTAYIPGEGHTLQEHSVVLVRGGRVKDLPGVRYHIVRGSLDTTGVNNRKQGRSKYGSKRPK; encoded by the coding sequence GTGCCAACAATTAATCAACTTGTGCGCAAAGGACGCCAGTCGAAAAAAGAGAAAAGCAAAGCGCCGGCTTTGCTCTATACACTGAACTCAATGAAACAGCAACGCAAGCGCCAGGCGAAAGGCGCCCCTCAAAAACGAGGGGTTTGTACGGTTGTCCGTACGATGACGCCGAAGAAGCCGAATTCGGCTTTGCGCAAGATTGCTCGTGTGCGCCTTACCAACGGCATCGAAGTTACGGCCTATATTCCTGGCGAAGGGCATACCCTGCAGGAGCACTCGGTGGTCTTGGTGCGCGGCGGCCGTGTAAAAGATTTGCCGGGTGTTCGTTATCATATTGTGCGCGGTTCGCTAGATACCACTGGCGTCAATAACCGCAAACAAGGGCGTTCAAAGTAT